Proteins encoded by one window of Flagellimonas lutaonensis:
- a CDS encoding SusC/RagA family TonB-linked outer membrane protein: protein MRTKLNGLLTLLLAFFVHLSFAQDKTITGTVTDQNGLPLPGVNIVVEGTSTGTQTDFDGNYSISASTGQTLLFTYIGQKDERRTVGAGNVINVQMSEDAQALEEVVVTAQGIKREKKALGYAVTSVGSEQLEQRAEGDVARVLAGKAAGVQITAAGGASGSGTNVTIRGLSSFSGSNQALFIVDGVPFSNDTNAPGNFISGNTGSSRFLDLDPNNIASVEVLKGLAAATLYGTQGKNGVILITTKAGAAGSGAKKTEITVSQSVFTNEMASIPDYQDKYGNGFDQSFGWFFSNWGPSFDRDGVSGWGNQSAIDDNGTLEHPYSTTSVASTRAAFPELQGARYPWRPYDSVEEFFRPGVVTNTSVNVAGSTADGSTNYNFNLGYLDDEGFTPGNSLNRLNVSMGGRSQLSNKFTISGTMNYARTDYRTPPIASSRGNGTDGLSVYGNVLFTPRSVDLMGLPFENPIDGSSVYYRNGNDIINPRWTAKNVTYRQLTNRFYWNAQLSYEINENLNLNWRSGLDFYNERNINGSNKGGVEFTNAIFGFYQTYDNNNTIWEHFLSLNGNYDLSEKLGMTFTVGATSRQDFFDRQGVNSTGQIVFGIKRHFNFENQTPIQFSQKRNIVGILGQATLDYDNMLFLNVSARTDWVSNLTSENNSKTYPGVSLSFLPTAAFDGLQSENGINFLKLRASYGTSATFPTGYPTVNVVEQTTQRFVDAQGNLMTANQIDNFRANPDLKPELLEEYEFGIESRLWKNRISLDFTYFNRVTNDLIVTEPLSPSTGFSFTQSNVGEIQNKGFEADLGVDIFKGENFSWNSRVNFFTNNETVTEQEQDFIAYAGSLAVGGGLFRGSNAAIEGESLGAIVGTAIGRDENGNFLVNDAGNYVVVEQDNDGNVPVIGDAIPDYTMNFINTLRYKNWNLNFQVNHVKGGDILSSTVAVLLGRGLIVETQDRENTYILPGVNQTTGEVNNKQINNSTYFFSNLLFGPTETRIYDASVIRLQEVSLGYTFPSKLLEKTPFGSLSITAQGFNLWYDAYNTPDGANFDPNVQGVGIGNGRGFDFINGPSSRRYGVSVKASF from the coding sequence ATGAGAACAAAACTTAATGGATTGTTAACGCTGTTATTGGCGTTCTTTGTGCACCTTTCTTTTGCGCAAGACAAGACGATTACAGGTACGGTGACAGACCAAAACGGCCTGCCGCTCCCTGGGGTGAACATCGTCGTTGAAGGAACGTCAACTGGTACGCAAACAGATTTTGATGGAAACTACTCGATTTCCGCCAGTACTGGCCAAACACTATTGTTTACGTACATCGGCCAAAAAGATGAAAGACGCACCGTTGGCGCAGGAAATGTGATCAATGTGCAAATGTCGGAAGATGCCCAGGCATTGGAAGAAGTGGTCGTAACGGCCCAAGGTATCAAACGTGAAAAGAAGGCCTTAGGATATGCGGTTACCTCTGTGGGTTCCGAGCAACTGGAGCAACGGGCCGAAGGTGATGTTGCCAGGGTACTCGCTGGTAAGGCCGCCGGTGTACAGATTACCGCTGCCGGTGGTGCCTCGGGTTCTGGTACAAACGTGACCATCAGGGGTCTAAGCTCCTTCAGTGGTAGCAACCAGGCGCTCTTTATTGTAGACGGGGTTCCTTTCAGTAATGACACCAACGCGCCCGGAAACTTTATTTCAGGCAATACAGGGTCGTCCCGTTTCTTGGACCTTGACCCGAACAACATTGCCAGTGTGGAGGTTTTGAAAGGTTTGGCAGCCGCCACCCTTTACGGTACACAGGGTAAGAACGGGGTCATCTTGATTACCACCAAGGCCGGTGCTGCTGGCAGCGGGGCAAAAAAGACCGAGATTACCGTGAGCCAGTCTGTCTTTACCAACGAAATGGCTTCTATACCTGATTATCAAGACAAATATGGTAACGGTTTTGACCAGTCTTTCGGATGGTTCTTCAGTAACTGGGGACCAAGTTTTGACCGTGATGGTGTATCAGGTTGGGGCAACCAATCAGCCATTGATGACAATGGTACGTTGGAGCACCCATATTCTACTACGTCAGTAGCCTCAACAAGAGCTGCTTTCCCAGAACTTCAAGGGGCAAGATATCCATGGAGACCATATGATTCTGTAGAGGAATTTTTCCGCCCAGGTGTGGTTACCAATACCTCTGTGAATGTTGCTGGTTCAACTGCCGATGGGTCGACCAACTATAACTTCAACCTTGGTTACTTGGACGATGAAGGTTTTACACCGGGCAACTCTTTAAACAGGTTGAATGTTTCTATGGGTGGCCGTTCACAACTTTCCAACAAGTTTACCATTAGTGGAACCATGAACTATGCAAGAACCGACTATCGTACACCTCCCATCGCATCAAGTAGGGGTAACGGTACAGATGGTCTTTCCGTTTATGGCAACGTATTGTTTACACCACGAAGTGTTGACTTGATGGGGCTTCCGTTTGAGAACCCAATCGACGGCTCAAGTGTTTACTACCGTAACGGTAATGACATCATCAACCCACGTTGGACCGCCAAAAACGTTACCTACCGACAGTTGACCAACCGTTTTTACTGGAACGCGCAGTTGAGCTATGAAATCAATGAGAACCTGAACCTCAACTGGAGGTCTGGTCTAGATTTCTACAACGAGCGCAACATTAACGGTTCAAACAAAGGGGGGGTAGAATTTACCAATGCCATTTTTGGTTTCTATCAAACATATGACAACAACAATACGATCTGGGAGCATTTCCTTTCTTTGAACGGTAATTACGATCTTTCAGAAAAACTGGGAATGACCTTCACGGTCGGTGCCACTTCAAGACAGGATTTCTTTGATAGACAAGGAGTCAACAGTACCGGCCAGATAGTATTTGGCATCAAGCGCCACTTCAACTTTGAAAACCAGACACCCATTCAGTTCTCCCAGAAGCGTAACATTGTCGGTATCTTGGGTCAAGCTACCTTGGATTACGACAATATGCTATTCTTGAACGTATCTGCCAGAACAGACTGGGTTTCTAACTTGACTTCAGAGAACAATAGCAAAACCTATCCCGGTGTCAGCTTGTCTTTCTTGCCTACAGCGGCCTTTGACGGTCTTCAGAGCGAGAATGGGATCAATTTCTTGAAATTGAGGGCTAGCTACGGTACTTCGGCTACCTTTCCTACCGGATATCCTACTGTCAACGTAGTAGAGCAAACCACCCAAAGGTTCGTAGATGCCCAGGGCAACTTGATGACTGCCAACCAAATCGACAACTTTAGGGCCAATCCTGATTTGAAGCCTGAGCTGTTGGAGGAATATGAATTCGGTATCGAATCGCGTCTTTGGAAAAACAGAATTTCTTTGGATTTCACCTACTTTAACAGGGTGACCAACGATTTGATCGTTACCGAGCCATTGTCGCCATCAACCGGTTTCTCTTTCACCCAAAGCAACGTTGGTGAAATACAGAACAAAGGATTTGAAGCGGATTTGGGAGTTGATATTTTTAAAGGAGAAAACTTCAGTTGGAACTCAAGGGTCAACTTCTTTACCAACAATGAGACCGTTACAGAACAAGAGCAAGATTTCATTGCCTACGCCGGTTCATTGGCGGTTGGCGGAGGCCTTTTCAGGGGTTCAAACGCCGCTATTGAAGGTGAATCTTTGGGTGCTATTGTAGGTACGGCGATTGGAAGGGATGAAAACGGTAATTTCTTGGTAAATGACGCAGGAAACTATGTAGTGGTTGAGCAAGACAATGACGGAAATGTACCCGTTATTGGAGACGCTATTCCTGATTATACCATGAACTTCATCAATACCTTGCGCTACAAGAACTGGAACCTGAACTTTCAGGTAAACCATGTCAAGGGTGGTGACATCCTTTCGAGTACGGTTGCCGTGCTGTTGGGTAGAGGTTTGATTGTTGAGACCCAAGACAGGGAAAACACCTATATTTTGCCAGGTGTTAACCAAACAACTGGAGAAGTCAACAACAAGCAGATAAACAACTCGACTTATTTCTTCAGTAACCTGTTGTTCGGTCCAACAGAGACTAGAATCTATGACGCCTCTGTAATCCGCTTACAAGAAGTTTCTTTGGGCTATACCTTCCCATCGAAGTTGCTCGAAAAGACCCCATTTGGTTCTTTGAGCATCACAGCCCAGGGCTTCAACCTATGGTATGATGCCTACAACACCCCAGATGGTGCAAACTTTGACCCGAATGTTCAGGGTGTGGGTATCGGTAACGGACGAGGATTCGACTTCATCAACGGGCCTAGTTCCAGAAGGTACGGTGTCAGTGTAAAGGCTTCATTCTAA
- a CDS encoding SusD/RagB family nutrient-binding outer membrane lipoprotein: MKNIFKYITVVFIAGGLFTACETTDLDLRVSPNDLAADQADPNLLLNSIQLAYGTNMQTISDRGAELTRIDYMFGRNYFNNYPGNTFDGIWSRTYSSGGNGVGDGVSVGISTNVAALEDINANSEVDYSFHVGVGKTLQAHMLFLLVDYIGTAAWSQALNPSEFPAPTLDSGEEIYNVAFGLLDEAESLLASNPPTQGAQDIFYEGDASKWVKLINTLRLRAYKNTGNTSAFNNIIAGGNFISSNEDDFQLQYGTSELQPDSRHPDYAADYTPSGANIYQSNWLMETMLDYGDPRIRYYFYRQVDATPGADAPADEETLACSLVVPPQHYQDGGFTYCSVPNGYWGRSHGNDEGTPPDNFLRAAVGVYPAGGRFDDNSFDVVGLGLGGGGAGIEPIILASYVDFWRGEMAANDTERANFLRAGLEKHIAKVQSFGSLDSSADLSFAPTAAEVTAYIDGIVSDFNAATGDDKENIFAEQYFITLYGGATEAYNYYRKTGYPTTLLPNWEPDPGPFPRTFLLPQNEVITNPNLTQRSDLTTQVFWDTNPPSPTFPPAN, encoded by the coding sequence ATGAAAAACATTTTTAAATACATAACAGTTGTTTTTATCGCAGGTGGGCTTTTTACCGCCTGTGAGACAACGGACTTGGACTTAAGGGTAAGTCCGAACGACCTAGCGGCAGACCAGGCAGACCCTAACCTGCTGCTCAACTCGATCCAACTGGCATACGGCACTAATATGCAAACTATCAGTGACCGTGGTGCCGAATTGACACGGATCGATTACATGTTTGGTAGAAACTACTTCAACAACTATCCCGGTAACACCTTTGACGGTATTTGGTCAAGAACCTACAGTAGTGGGGGTAATGGTGTAGGGGATGGTGTCAGTGTAGGTATTTCTACCAACGTGGCTGCCCTTGAGGATATCAACGCAAACAGTGAAGTGGATTATTCATTTCATGTTGGCGTGGGCAAGACCCTTCAGGCACACATGCTGTTCCTTTTAGTGGATTATATCGGAACGGCCGCTTGGAGCCAGGCATTGAACCCTTCTGAATTTCCCGCTCCCACTTTGGACAGTGGAGAGGAAATCTACAACGTGGCATTTGGCCTTTTGGATGAGGCCGAGAGCCTTTTGGCCTCGAATCCTCCAACACAAGGTGCCCAGGATATTTTCTATGAAGGGGATGCCTCTAAATGGGTAAAATTGATCAACACTTTGAGGTTGCGCGCATACAAGAACACTGGAAACACTTCAGCGTTCAACAACATTATCGCAGGCGGCAACTTTATTTCTAGCAATGAGGATGATTTCCAATTGCAATATGGTACAAGTGAATTACAACCTGATTCACGTCACCCAGACTATGCTGCTGATTATACGCCTTCTGGAGCCAACATTTACCAGTCAAACTGGTTGATGGAGACCATGCTAGACTACGGTGACCCAAGAATCCGTTACTACTTCTATCGTCAGGTGGATGCCACACCAGGTGCTGATGCTCCTGCAGATGAGGAAACCTTGGCCTGCTCATTGGTAGTACCTCCACAGCACTACCAAGATGGTGGTTTCACTTATTGTAGTGTGCCCAATGGTTATTGGGGTCGTTCTCACGGTAACGACGAAGGTACACCTCCTGACAACTTCCTGAGAGCTGCAGTTGGTGTTTACCCAGCAGGTGGGCGTTTCGATGACAATAGTTTTGATGTAGTAGGTTTAGGTCTTGGTGGCGGTGGTGCCGGTATTGAGCCCATCATCTTGGCTTCTTATGTTGATTTCTGGAGAGGTGAGATGGCTGCCAACGACACCGAGCGTGCCAACTTCTTGAGGGCGGGTCTTGAAAAGCATATCGCAAAAGTCCAATCGTTCGGATCTTTGGATAGTTCTGCTGATCTATCATTTGCACCTACAGCTGCAGAGGTTACGGCTTATATCGATGGTATTGTGAGCGACTTCAATGCTGCTACTGGTGATGACAAGGAGAACATCTTTGCGGAGCAATACTTCATCACCCTATACGGCGGTGCTACTGAAGCGTACAACTATTACAGAAAAACGGGATATCCTACTACCTTGCTTCCAAACTGGGAGCCAGATCCAGGACCTTTCCCACGTACGTTCTTGTTGCCACAGAACGAGGTCATTACGAATCCAAACTTGACCCAGAGGTCAGATTTGACAACACAGGTTTTTTGGGACACCAACCCTCCAAGTCCCACCTTCCCTCCAGCAAACTAA
- a CDS encoding VCBS repeat-containing protein, with the protein MFRNKYLFCLLSVFAVIACKQKTAEVVDEEKKDRIVEKKQIFKKLEANSTGVNFENNITENLETLENLFNFDYFYNGAGVGVEDINNDGLLDIFFCGNQVPNRLYLNKGNLQFEDITETAGINQGKIWSNGVAFVDINNDGWMDIYVSQGGPNNRPNRKNLLFINQKNNTFLENADEYGLADMGISTQSAFFDYDRDGDLDCIVMNENEYYGVDPINLYRMVEGNLEAQYFNSSHFYRNDNGRFVHVTKEVGIQRPIFGLGLAISDINNDGWLDFYIASDYYIPDALFINEKGVFVDKIKEYTNQISFYGMGIDIADVNNDSKQDIFVLDMASSDHKRSKTLMASMSTDRFDYLVNKANFHYQYMYNSFQLNIGNNKFNNIAQMTKTANTDWSWSVLMTDFDLDQDKDIYVTNGYRRYALDNDVQNKVFEARMKYGKNVPLEIKKQLYYDMPSEKLQNILYENQGNLKFVDRASEWGLEDFTFSNGAAQADLDNDGDYDLVVNNIDDKALVYQNVSVERNEGNYLKIKLKGVNSEPFAKVSIKYGGKEQYIESRRIKGYRSSHDNSIIFGLGNTEKVDTLKVEWNNGSAEIRYDIPKNSVITLDIVNAKPLKPEADKVIPFFKESAVLGQPIVHKENPYDDFEEEILLPYKQSTLGPFMSKGDFNGDGLEDVFIGGASGQAGQLLKNIGSGFVAVASKALDDDKGHEDMESVFFDFDNDGDLDLFVVSGGNEFDENSSFFTDRLYINDGKGNFTKAKQPELEKYPKNGKTVTPIDFDNDGDLDLLVGNRVIPRNYPKFQPSTIFENKKGRLVDVTEKVAPELANFGIINDFVATDFDNDGQQDFIAVGEWTGIGLFKNQNGSFQNVAKEKGLGEERGWWFSIAQTDVNNDGLKDYVVGNVGLNIKFKANKKKPFKVFADDFDGNGTNDIVLSKEYNGAYVPVRGRECSSQQMPFIKEKFETYNEFANATLVDIYGEDLSNAFQSEATEFNSIVLVNRGSGDFEKILLPVEAQMFPILSIDIYDLNGDGFEDCVIAGNLYETEVETPRLDAFSGLALLSNQENGYQALTYEETGLYLDGNTKDALFVDLNGTKHLLVSKNNDRAQSFVYQP; encoded by the coding sequence ATGTTTCGGAATAAATATCTTTTTTGCCTATTGTCGGTCTTTGCAGTCATTGCCTGTAAACAAAAGACAGCGGAGGTAGTGGACGAAGAAAAAAAAGACCGGATTGTTGAAAAGAAACAAATCTTCAAAAAATTGGAAGCCAATAGTACTGGCGTTAATTTTGAAAACAACATCACCGAAAACCTTGAAACCCTTGAAAATCTTTTCAATTTTGACTATTTCTACAACGGTGCAGGCGTTGGTGTTGAAGATATCAACAACGATGGTCTTTTGGATATCTTTTTTTGTGGCAACCAAGTACCGAACAGATTGTACTTGAACAAGGGTAATTTACAATTTGAAGACATAACAGAAACGGCCGGCATCAACCAAGGAAAGATTTGGTCCAATGGAGTGGCCTTTGTCGACATTAATAACGATGGGTGGATGGATATCTATGTCTCACAAGGTGGTCCCAATAATAGGCCAAATCGAAAGAACCTGCTATTTATCAATCAAAAAAACAATACTTTTCTAGAAAACGCAGATGAGTATGGACTAGCTGATATGGGTATCAGTACGCAATCGGCATTTTTCGACTATGACCGGGATGGTGACCTCGATTGCATCGTAATGAACGAAAATGAGTATTATGGGGTTGACCCTATTAATCTGTATCGGATGGTCGAGGGTAACCTAGAGGCACAATATTTCAATTCTTCCCATTTCTATAGAAACGACAACGGTCGTTTTGTCCATGTGACCAAAGAGGTCGGCATACAACGGCCTATTTTTGGATTGGGCCTTGCCATAAGTGACATAAACAACGATGGTTGGCTAGACTTTTACATTGCCAGTGATTACTACATTCCTGATGCCTTGTTCATCAACGAAAAGGGTGTTTTTGTCGATAAGATCAAAGAGTACACCAACCAGATTTCCTTTTACGGAATGGGTATTGACATTGCCGATGTCAACAACGATTCCAAGCAAGATATTTTCGTGCTCGATATGGCTTCAAGCGACCATAAGCGCTCAAAGACACTAATGGCATCTATGAGCACCGACCGTTTTGATTACCTGGTAAATAAGGCCAACTTCCATTACCAATATATGTACAATTCATTTCAGCTAAATATTGGTAACAATAAGTTCAATAATATCGCCCAAATGACCAAAACGGCCAATACCGATTGGAGTTGGTCAGTGCTAATGACAGATTTTGATCTTGACCAAGACAAGGATATTTATGTTACCAACGGATATAGGCGCTATGCCCTCGACAATGATGTTCAGAACAAGGTTTTTGAGGCCCGCATGAAATATGGTAAGAATGTACCTCTGGAAATAAAAAAACAACTTTATTATGACATGCCCTCTGAAAAATTGCAGAACATCCTGTATGAAAACCAAGGTAATCTAAAATTTGTAGACCGTGCTTCAGAATGGGGTCTGGAGGATTTTACTTTTAGCAACGGGGCTGCACAGGCAGACCTTGACAATGATGGTGATTACGATTTAGTGGTCAACAACATCGATGATAAAGCTCTGGTATATCAAAATGTTTCGGTCGAAAGAAACGAGGGCAACTACTTAAAGATAAAACTGAAGGGAGTAAATTCTGAGCCCTTTGCAAAGGTTTCCATCAAATATGGTGGTAAAGAACAGTACATTGAAAGTCGTAGGATCAAAGGCTACCGGTCATCACACGACAACTCAATCATTTTCGGGCTTGGAAACACAGAAAAAGTTGATACGCTGAAGGTTGAATGGAACAATGGCAGCGCCGAAATACGGTATGATATCCCTAAAAATTCCGTCATTACCTTAGACATTGTAAATGCGAAACCATTGAAGCCTGAGGCAGACAAAGTTATACCGTTCTTTAAGGAAAGTGCGGTGCTTGGCCAACCCATAGTTCACAAAGAAAATCCTTACGATGATTTTGAAGAAGAAATTCTTTTGCCCTACAAACAATCAACACTTGGTCCATTTATGAGTAAGGGCGATTTTAATGGCGATGGCCTAGAAGATGTTTTTATCGGCGGCGCGTCAGGCCAAGCGGGCCAATTACTTAAAAACATAGGCAGTGGTTTTGTGGCCGTGGCTTCAAAAGCATTGGATGATGACAAGGGCCATGAGGATATGGAGTCGGTATTCTTTGACTTCGACAATGATGGAGACCTAGATCTCTTCGTGGTAAGTGGCGGCAACGAATTCGATGAAAATTCCTCTTTCTTTACCGACCGGCTTTACATAAATGATGGCAAAGGCAACTTTACAAAGGCAAAGCAACCTGAGCTTGAAAAATATCCGAAAAATGGCAAAACAGTAACCCCCATAGATTTCGATAATGACGGAGACCTTGATTTGCTTGTTGGAAATCGAGTCATCCCAAGAAATTACCCGAAATTCCAACCCTCTACAATTTTCGAGAACAAAAAAGGCCGCTTGGTCGATGTAACCGAAAAAGTTGCTCCTGAATTAGCCAATTTTGGCATTATCAATGACTTTGTGGCCACCGATTTCGATAATGACGGGCAACAAGATTTTATTGCCGTGGGTGAATGGACAGGAATAGGCCTTTTCAAAAACCAAAATGGAAGCTTTCAGAACGTGGCAAAGGAAAAAGGCCTTGGCGAAGAGCGTGGCTGGTGGTTCTCCATTGCACAGACCGATGTGAACAATGATGGTCTCAAAGATTACGTGGTCGGCAATGTAGGCCTAAACATCAAATTCAAGGCCAACAAGAAAAAACCGTTCAAGGTGTTTGCAGACGATTTTGATGGAAATGGCACAAATGATATTGTTCTGAGTAAAGAATATAATGGCGCATACGTGCCCGTAAGAGGCCGTGAGTGTTCTTCACAACAAATGCCCTTTATCAAAGAAAAATTCGAAACCTACAACGAGTTTGCCAATGCAACCTTGGTAGACATTTATGGTGAAGACCTGTCGAACGCGTTTCAAAGTGAAGCCACAGAGTTTAATTCAATTGTTTTGGTGAACAGGGGTAGTGGCGATTTTGAAAAAATACTACTGCCGGTTGAAGCGCAAATGTTCCCTATTCTTTCAATTGATATTTATGATTTGAACGGTGACGGTTTTGAAGATTGCGTAATTGCCGGCAACCTATATGAAACAGAAGTCGAGACACCCCGTCTGGATGCGTTTTCAGGCTTGGCCCTGCTATCAAACCAAGAAAATGGCTATCAGGCGCTCACATATGAAGAAACAGGGCTTTACCTAGATGGCAACACAAAAGATGCCCTTTTTGTAGATTTGAACGGCACAAAGCATCTGTTGGTATCTAAAAACAATGATAGAGCGCAATCTTTTGTCTACCAACCCTAG
- the rlmB gene encoding 23S rRNA (guanosine(2251)-2'-O)-methyltransferase RlmB: MVNSEQIYGIHAVMEAIKADEPINKVYLQKGLKGGLFKSLETLARKKRLMVSYVPIERLNKLTKNNHQGAVALISPVAFQNFEDTVEKILQKQELPFFLLLDGISDVRNFGAIIRTAECCGVDAIVVPKNNSAPINADAVKTSAGAAFKIPITKVDHLKDAIFYLQSSGVEIVAATEKADTFVYDVPLNRACAVIMGSEGSGISPSLLKLADHTAKLPMLGEIESLNVSVACGVFLYEVVRQRKG; the protein is encoded by the coding sequence ATGGTAAATTCTGAACAGATATATGGTATACATGCCGTAATGGAAGCCATAAAGGCCGACGAACCCATCAACAAGGTCTACCTGCAGAAAGGCCTGAAAGGTGGCCTGTTCAAGAGCCTTGAAACCTTGGCTCGAAAAAAACGGTTGATGGTCTCGTATGTGCCCATCGAAAGGCTCAACAAACTCACTAAAAACAACCATCAGGGTGCCGTGGCCCTGATATCACCCGTTGCCTTCCAAAATTTTGAAGATACTGTTGAAAAAATCCTGCAAAAACAAGAACTGCCATTCTTTCTTCTCTTGGATGGTATTTCCGATGTTCGAAACTTCGGGGCCATCATCAGAACCGCCGAATGTTGTGGAGTAGACGCCATTGTGGTGCCCAAAAACAACTCTGCCCCTATTAATGCCGATGCGGTAAAGACCTCAGCCGGCGCCGCCTTCAAAATTCCGATCACCAAGGTCGACCATTTAAAAGATGCCATATTCTACCTGCAATCATCCGGAGTGGAAATCGTTGCTGCCACCGAAAAGGCTGATACCTTTGTCTACGATGTTCCACTGAATAGGGCCTGTGCGGTCATTATGGGTTCAGAGGGTAGCGGAATATCACCCTCGCTGTTGAAGTTGGCGGATCACACTGCCAAATTGCCCATGTTGGGCGAAATAGAGTCGCTGAATGTATCGGTGGCCTGTGGGGTGTTTCTTTATGAGGTTGTGCGGCAGCGAAAGGGCTAG
- a CDS encoding rhomboid family intramembrane serine protease produces the protein MATPSQFKFSNAVLLAPLLAALAIWSVFWFEVRFGVNFNDYGVYPRTLKGLRGVLLSPFIHGSVEHLYNNTLPLILLTAFLFYFYRREAVWVLLVGGLLSGLLTWLIGRPSYHIGASGIIYVLASFIFFKGIFAKYYRLIALSLTVVFIYGGMLWYIFSIKDGISWEGHLSGFLTGLFLALVVRTKVPVEKRYVWEREDYNEEEDEFMKHFDEHGNFIERKPDVEGDGAKINYQYKKRDD, from the coding sequence ATGGCCACACCAAGTCAATTTAAGTTTTCAAATGCCGTGTTGTTGGCACCCCTTCTGGCGGCCCTGGCCATTTGGTCGGTGTTCTGGTTCGAGGTTCGGTTTGGGGTCAATTTTAACGATTACGGGGTATATCCGAGAACCTTAAAGGGGTTGCGGGGCGTTCTTTTAAGTCCGTTCATCCATGGCTCGGTAGAACATCTATACAACAATACGTTGCCCCTGATATTGCTGACGGCGTTTCTGTTCTATTTTTATAGGAGAGAGGCAGTTTGGGTATTGTTGGTCGGGGGGCTGCTTTCAGGGTTGCTCACTTGGCTCATCGGACGGCCATCATACCATATTGGGGCAAGCGGAATCATCTACGTACTGGCAAGCTTTATTTTTTTTAAAGGAATCTTTGCCAAGTATTACCGATTGATTGCCCTGTCTTTGACGGTTGTCTTTATTTATGGAGGAATGCTTTGGTATATTTTTTCGATAAAGGATGGAATTTCTTGGGAAGGACATCTTTCAGGATTTTTAACAGGGCTGTTCTTGGCCTTGGTGGTAAGAACAAAGGTTCCCGTTGAAAAGAGGTATGTATGGGAGCGTGAAGATTATAACGAGGAGGAAGATGAGTTTATGAAGCATTTTGATGAACACGGAAATTTCATAGAAAGAAAACCCGATGTAGAAGGGGATGGGGCAAAAATCAACTATCAGTATAAAAAGAGGGACGACTAG